The following are from one region of the Ostrinia nubilalis chromosome 28, ilOstNubi1.1, whole genome shotgun sequence genome:
- the LOC135085122 gene encoding partner of xrn-2 protein 1-like, whose amino-acid sequence MKPSIDVDSLRSEHESDEQWEVRRNFMMEHKDNFDEEELVTLAQLFTNIEFLGCRYPPQTMKRISKLAEKVAAKYRDSRKNKLKRTFVEASDAAEQKAKRTFNNK is encoded by the exons atgaaaCCCTCAATAGACGTGGACTCTCTAAGATCGGAGCACGAGTCGGACGAGCAGTGGGAAGTGCGGCGTAACTTCATGATGGAGCATAAAGACAACTTTGATGAGGAAGAGCTGGTGACGCTTGCTCAGTTGTTTACAAATATCGAGTTTTTGGGATGCAG GTACCCACCACAGACTATGAAGAGAATCTCAAAGCTTGCAGAAAAGGTCGCAGCGAAGTACCGAGACAGTCGCAAAAACAAACTCAAGCGTACGTTTGTGGAAGCCAGCGACGCAGCCGAACAGAAGGCTAAGAggacttttaataataaatag
- the LOC135085152 gene encoding trypsin, alkaline B-like has translation MEGQADLRIQGGSATSIATYPYTAALLRSPTAANFRLTCAGVIVNTRSILTAASCVAGDSTSRWRVRVGSSSSISGGRLLTINLIRVHSSYRAATRDFDIAMLRTTTSFVQTHLISAARFASSGYTLVAPQTVIAVGWGATVSGGAPVSTIRHVRLNIINQTTCANNYRGRGVTVTARV, from the exons ATGGAAG gGCAAGCCGATCTTCGGATCCAAGGAGGCTCAGCCACCAGCATCGCTACGTACCCCTACACGGCAGCTTTGCTCCGGTCGCCCACTGCTGCCAACTTTAGACTGACCTGCGCAGGAGTGATTGTCAATACGAGATCCATTTTGACGGCTGCGAGCTGTGTTGC TGGCGATAGCACCTCAAGATGGCGGGTGCGGGTCGGGTCGAGTTCCTCCATCTCCGGCGGTCGTCTCCTGACCATCAACCTCATCAGGGTTCACAGCAGCTACAGAGCTGCTACCAGAGACTTTGATATAGCGATGTTGAGGACTACCACTTCTTTTGTGCAGACCCATCTGATCAGCGCTGCGAGATTTGCTTCAAGCGGTTATACTTTGGTGGCGCCACAAACTGTCATTGCTGTGGGGTGGGGGGCAACAGTG TCTGGAGGAGCTCCAGTGTCAACAATCCGCCACGTTCGCCTGAACATCATCAATCAGACCACCTGCGCTAACAATTACCGCGGCCGAGGGGTCACTGTCACTG caagagtatag
- the LOC135085542 gene encoding uncharacterized protein LOC135085542, with the protein MELSSIKMFFSMNYFKNTDDEKTSNEMEDTVIVQKDETKEINFDRAEPDSTSKQCGTSSNLPDSETSQKNCMSESDVALSSEGPSNEQKTKKLKLDINKARLLCEAIDDTDSSPSSNVENTPKQVWLKNESEDGFKFRSLDFDKSYDIYEMSESSSLVEEENLDEESSDRSDISVISADNEEIKMCRKVEPEATEDYQRVQSASAEPFADIEVEKNEEERIMMLLEYQMNLQKLDCILKKVLSEFQFQIEVSKVFHCRSIVTTLPGTDITNIPNTLGEVTYIDNLDRGVSPSGSWNIVMEKEDDDAKLKLKKQLSSMKHCIDDFIDTYLQKQKKCKKFLPKNKKKFKYFDYPDYRDAMLSLFSPEHIKEDTNVTNVTKMSDYDEHDAPKCVCRCQLHRSPSTPTDSGLTTKNDRSISSQSITSSIGNFSLDSSTLTAYSESLDQIVSYNSFQDTSFYSTLLQKAAIERITFYVQVHSIQLKCEPSDQEFESKNVITFHCPACKSLESDENGLLRHILSQRHCEKIHFLYKTAYIKKCVSAGKEIQPSTVLNPMKMYRDENKIVCFGDAMYACSLCFENIIVGESVLMAHCSDPEHVERRDKFFEIIE; encoded by the coding sequence ATGGAGTTATCTTCTATTAAGATGTTCTTTAGCATGAATTATTTTAAGAACACTGATGATGAGAAAACCTCCAATGAAATGGAGGATACAGTAATTGTGCAAAAAGATGAGACTAAGGAAATTAATTTTGATCGCGCTGAGCCAGATTCTACGTCAAAACAGTGTGGCACAAGCTCAAATCTGCCAGATTCAGAAACATCTCAGAAAAACTGCATGTCTGAGTCTGACGTAGCTCTAAGCAGTGAAGGCCCAAGTAACGAGCAGAAAACCAAGAAACTAAAACTAGATATAAATAAAGCAAGGCTCCTGTGCGAAGCGATAGATGATACGGATTCGAGCCCGTCCAGCAACGTTGAAAACACACCCAAACAAGTTTGGCTTAAAAACGAAAGTGAAGACGGGTTCAAATTCCGCAGTCTTGACTTTGATAAGTCTTATGACATATACGAAATGTCTGAGAGCTCATCCCTTGTTGAAGAAGAGAACCTTGATGAAGAATCGTCGGACAGATCAGACATATCAGTAATATCGGCTGACAACGAAGAAATCAAGATGTGTCGTAAAGTGGAACCGGAAGCAACAGAAGACTATCAGCGAGTACAATCGGCCAGCGCTGAGCCATTTGCGGACATAGAAGTTGAGAAAAATGAAGAAGAACGCATCATGATGCTGTTGGAATACCAAATGAACCTGCAAAAGTTAGATTGCATACTCAAAAAAGTGCTTTCAGAGTTCCAATTTCAAATCGAAGTATCAAAAGTGTTCCATTGCCGTTCCATTGTCACCACGCTGCCTGGAACTGACATCACTAACATCCCAAATACGTTGGGCGAGGTCACGTACATTGACAACTTAGACCGCGGTGTTAGTCCGTCTGGGTCATGGAATATCGTCATGGAAAAGGAAGACGACGAtgcgaaattaaaattaaaaaagcagCTATCTTCTATGAAGCACTGCATTGACGATTTCATAGACACCTATCTTCAAAAGCAGAAGAAATGCAAGAAGTTTTTACCCAAAAACAAGAAAAAGTTCAAGTATTTCGATTACCCGGACTACAGAGACGCTATGCTCAGTCTATTCTCCCCAGAACATATCAAAGAGGATACTAACGTCACGAACGTTACCAAAATGAGCGATTACGACGAACACGACGCGCCTAAATGCGTCTGCAGGTGCCAGCTACACCGATCCCCATCTACGCCCACCGATTCTGGTCTTACCACTAAAAACGACCGATCTATATCCAGTCAGTCAATAACCTCTTCAATCGGCAACTTCAGTCTCGATTCATCCACTCTGACCGCCTACTCCGAGTCCCTAGACCAGATAGTGAGCTACAATAGCTTCCAAGACACAAGTTTCTACAGCACGTTGCTTCAAAAAGCTGCAATCGAACGCATAACATTCTACGTTCAAGTGCACAGCATACAGCTGAAATGCGAGCCGTCTGATCAGGAATTCGAGTCGAAAAACGTCATAACTTTCCATTGTCCGGCTTGTAAATCGCTAGAAAGCGATGAGAATGGTCTACTAAGACATATATTGAGCCAACGTCACTGTGAGAAGATTCATTTTCTGTACAAGACTGCGTATATCAAGAAATGCGTGTCAGCAGGCAAGGAAATACAGCCCAGTACTGTGTTAAACCCTATGAAGATGTATCGTGATGAGAACAAGATAGTATGCTTCGGAGATGCCATGTATGCTTGCTCGTTATGCTTCGAGAACATCATCGTCGGTGAGTCTGTTCTCATGGCACACTGCTCCGACCCAGAACATGTGGAACGCAGAGATAAATTTTTCGAAATCATAGAATAA